The Epilithonimonas zeae genome contains the following window.
GCGCAGTGATGATATTCGCAACCTGATCGTCGATTCCTGTTCCGAGGAAAATGATTCTGTCCATCATCAATCTAGAAAAAACGTCCATCTGTGCAACGTTCATTCTTCTTTCCTCCATAATGTAAGGCGTAAGATTGGTTGGGTTGAACATTCCCATATATTGGTCTGTAACAAGACCATTGTTTCCCATATGTTTTACCGAGAAATCTCTGAATTCTTTTTTAATGTCCATATTATATTTGGTTATTTTTAAATCTATATTGAGTTTGCAATTTCTATTCCTTTGCTAAAGTAAGTCATTCTGTCACAAAATACGAAATAATTCGCTGTCTAATTTGTTTTTGAGTTGAGTCAAGAGAATGATATTTTGATAAATATGCGTATTATCTTGCTCATTATCTGTTGTATTCTTCAGGTCGTTGATTAACTTAACAACATATTCTCTTTTATGTCTTAAAACAATATCCGAAACAAGCTTCGGAACAACCTCCTCTTCTGAACTGAAATAAATATTGAACTTGTTCCAGTTGCTTGTGTGATAGTTTTCTATAAGTGCATTCGCTAGTTTACCAGAGATTTCCTCATCCATCATATTGAAGAAAAAATTACCTGATCTTATTTCGTTTTGAAGAATACCTTCTTTGATTTCAGAAATAATTGTTTTATGAATATCCAGCTGAATCTCGCATTCATCTTCTTCCAAATGATTCAGAATTTCTTCTATGACTGTAATTTTGTAAGCGTTTCCATCAGCATCTTTTCTGTCTAAGACGAAATCACCATATTTCAACATCAAATCAACCAATTTTTCTTCCTGAAGCAACAATGGATTGACAGAAAAAGTATTTTCCTGAACAATTTCTAATTTTGGAGCAGCCTTTTTCTCTTCAAACTTAGGTTTTGATTCCTGCTGTTGTGTGACATTGGTCTGAATCTGAAGTTCATTAAACAAACTTTGCTCACTCAATCCAAATTTATTCGAAACTTCTTTCAAATAAACTTCACGTTTCAAAGCATTTTGCACAAACGCAACCGATTTTACAATATCACGGATTGATTCTGCTTTTCTGATGGGGTCATTGCCTGCATCTTTCAGAAGAATCTCAGCTTTGAAATCGATGAAATCTTTGGCTTCTTTATCAATGAAATTCTCAACATATTCCTGCGGATGTTTTCTTGCAAAAGAATCGGGATCATCACCATCTGGAAAGAGAAGAACACGAATGTTCATTCCTTCGGAAAGTAACATATCGATGCTTCGGAAACTCGCTTTGATTCCTGCTTTATCACCATCGAAAAGAATCGTTACGTTTTCAGTTAATCTTTTTATTAATTTGATCTGTTCCGTTGTCAAAGACGTTCCTGAACTTGCCACAACATTTTCAATTCCTGACTGATGAAGCGAAACCACATCCATATAACCTTCCACCAAAAGACAAAGGTTTTTTCTGGAAATGGATTGTTTGCTTTGATTCAGACCATAAAGAACATTGGATTTATGGTAAATTTCGGTTTCCGGAGAGTTGAGGTATTTCGCAGTTTTGACATTATTCTTGAGAATTCTTGCACCAAAACCAAGAACTCTTCCCGAAAAACTGTGAATCGGAAACACTACTCTATCACGGAATCTATCTATTCCTGAAGGTGTATTTTCCGGAAATATGGACAACCCTGATTTTTCAAGAATATCTTTGGAATAAGCTTTTCCAAGAGCGAACTCTGTAAACGCATTTTTCTTTTCAGGAGAATAACCTAATTGGAATTTTTTGATAATATCATCCCGAAGTTCTCTTTCTTTAAAATAAGAATAAGCAATCATTTTGCCTTCTTCCGATTCCCAAAGCTGATCTTGGAAAAAATCATTGGCAACCTCGTGGATCTTATAAAGCAAATCACGCTCGGTTTGTGATTGTTTTTCTTCTTCAGAATATTCTCGGATATTTTCCTCTATCTCTATCCCATATTTTTTCGCCGCGTGGCGAAGTGCTTCGGGATAAGTGAAATTCTCGATTTCCATTAAAAAAGAAATAGCTGTTCCTCCTTTTCCTGTCGAGAAGTCTTTCCAGATCTGCTTACTAGGAGAAACTACAAAACTTGGTGATTTTTCCTCGTGAAAAGGACTCAAACCCTTGAAGTTAGAGCCTGCCCTTTTCAACTGAACATATTCACCAATGATCTCTTCTACACGGATGGTAGAAAATATTTTATCAATCGTCTCTTTCGTAATCACGATGTAAAGGTAATAATTAGTTTTAATTTTTATTCTGAAATAAAATCTGCAGAAACCTTATTTTTGTAAAAAATTTAAGATGCAATTTACAATTCATCAGCTTGAAGAATGGAAAGACATTGTCAATCAAATCATTCCAAATCTTCAACATAATATTCTTCTTCTCAAAGGCAATCTGGGCGCAGGAAAAACCACTTTTTCTCAGTTTTTGCTTCAGGAATTGGGAAGCTCAGACGAAATCTCATCTCCAACCTACTCTATTGTGAATGAGTATGATACACCAAAAGGAAAAGTTTTTCATTTTGATTTGTACCGATTAAAATCTGTGGAAGAAGCTTATGATTTCGGGATTGAGGAATATCTTGACAATGGATTTTTGTCAATTATAGAATGGCCGGAAATCTATATGGACGAGCTTGAAGGTTACGATTTTCACGAAATGACCATCACCAATACAGAATCCGGAAGAGAAATCGAGTTTAATTAAACATAATAGTAATTTGTTTTATCTTTGCTTTAGATTTTGAACAATGATTCGTTTTATATGAGCAGTACATCAACCATATTTACGCCTTTTACAGAAGAAGAACTGATTCCTAAAGAGGAAAAACTAGAAGTTGTAAAAAAAGGAAAAACCTTTAGCATTGGTATTCCAAAAGAAACTTGTCTGAACGAAAAAAGAACGTGTATCATTCCGGATGCAGTTCAGATTTTGGTAAATAATGGACACAAAGTCATTATAGAAAGTGGCGCCGGAGAAGGCTCACACTTTTCTGATATTTTATACTCCGAAGCTGGTGCAGAGATTACAAACGACCCCAAAGTCGCTTTTTCTCAAGACTTGGTTCTAAAAATAAATCCACCAACCGAAGAGGAAATCGATTACTTGAGACCGATGACTTATTTAATTTCGGCTTTACAAATCAATCTTAGAGACAAAGATTATTTCCTGAAATTAGCTTGCAAAAAAGTCAATGCGATTGCTTTCGAATTCATAATGGATGAATACAAACAATTGTCATTGGTAAGATTAATTGGTGAAATTGCTGGAAGTGTTTCCATCCTTTACGCCTCAGAATTATTGGCAATGTCCAACGGATTGATGCTTGGCGGAATCACTGGTGTTCGTCCTACGGAAGTTGTAATTCTTGGAGCGGGAATCGTTGGAGAATTCGCGACAAAAGCTGCTATAGGACTTGGAGCGAGTGTCAAAGTTTTTGATAATTCATTGTCGAAGCTTCGAAGACTTCATACTTTGGTGGACAGTCGTGTTCCAACATCGGTCATCGACCCGAAAGAATTAACAAAATCGCTTAGAAGAGCCGATGTTGTTATCGGAGCTTTACCAAGGTTGAATCTTCCTCCAATCGTTACCGAAGATATGGTAATGAAAATGAAAAAAGGAAGTGTCATCATCGATATCACAATCGATAATGGAAAGGTGATTGAAACCTCAGAGCTGACAACAACAGAAAAACCATTCATTGTAAAACACGACGTTATCCACTGTGGTTTACCGAATTTGACTTCAAGAATGCCGAGAACGACAACGAAAGCTGTGAGCAATTTCTTCCTAAGCTATCTGTTAGGTTATGACGAAGAGGGCGGTTTCGAAAATATGCTGATTCATAAAAACGAAATCAAACAATCTCTTTATATGTACAAAGGAAGACATACGAAACAATTGATTTGCAACAAGTTCGACCTTCCTTATCATGATATCAATCTTTTGATTTTCTAAATCTCATTAATGCTAAAAAAATTAAAATTCTACGCTATCGGTCTGGTTCCAGGCTTGTTAATCGTATTTTTCATACTCAATCAAAAAGGTACAAGTTGCTCTTATTTCCCTAATGACAGGGTAATTGCTGAAACGTTGACAAAAGATTTCACCTATTCTCCAGCTTTCCAAACGGAGATGGAGCTCAACAAAATCTCAGAACAATTCTTGAAAGACAGCATCATCGCTGGTGGAAAAATTGATTTTGACCGAAGCAAAGCACAAGAGAAACCTTGTCCAAAATACGTTTTGGTTTATCCGAAAAACAATCCGAGATTCGAAATTAATTATTCTAAATGCAAGGAAAATGCTGAATTTACCAGCTTGAAAAAACTGAAATAATATGTCTGGCAAAAATCTCTTACTTCCGGATTATTTTCTGTTTGGTGGGATTTTCGTCATCTTTTTTTTGCTGGTTTTAACTTTCTTCCTTTATGGGAAATACAAATCGTCAAAAGCGAAAAATAAAATTTTAGAAGACAATTACAAAGCGATTGAAAGCAAACTCGACAATGTACGCTTAGAACATATCGAGACCAAACTCAATCCGCATCTTTTCAAAAACATTCTCAATTCGGTTCAATCACACGCTTATCAGACTTATATTTCGTTGGATAAATTGGCGAGTATTCTGGATTATATTCTTTATGAAAGCAGCAACAAATTCGTGAGTCCAAAAGAGGAATTGGATTTTGCAATGAACCTTATCGAAATCAATAAAATCAAAATCAATCCTTTGTTCGATTTTAGAATTAAAACGAAAATTAATAAAGAAGATTCTATATATCTGGAGAAAGTTTTTGCCCCATTGATTTCTGTTGATTTGATTGAAAATGCTTTTAAACACACCGATTTTTTGGCTGAGGATTCTTTTATTGCCGTGAATTTAATTTTAGATGACGGGAAATTTGAGATGAAAGTCTCCAACAAAATCTCCGAAAAAACACCATTAAAAAAGGAAAACAGCGGATTCGGAAGCAAATCATTTGACCAAAGATTGAAACTGATTTACAAAGACCATTACAAGCTGAACAAAAATATCACCAACGGAAATTACGTCGCCCATTTAACCATTAATCTTTCAGAATTTTATGATAAAATGCGTTATTCTGGACGATGAATTATTGGCAATCAGCTACCTGAAACTTCTCTGCGACCAGATTGAAGGTATAGAAGTTGTGAAAGCTTTCAACAATCCGAAAATATTTTTGCAAGAAATCAATGATATCGACTGTGATGTCTGCATTCTTGATATCGAAATGCCTGGAATGAATGGACTTCAAGTCGCGGAATTAATCAAAAACAAAAAAATCATTTTCACAACCGCTTACAAAGAATATGCGGCAGAAGCTTTTGACCTTGATGTGGTAGATTATGTACGGAAACCTATCAAAAAAGAACGTCTTCAACAAGCTTTTGAAAAGGCTGAAAAATTACTCGGCGAGCAGAAAAAAAATCAGTTTTTTGAGTGGAATACCAATCTCGGAAAAACCCGAATTTTTGTCAGTGATGTGGTTTACATCAAAACTTCTGACATAGACAGCCGCGACAAAGACTTAATGCTGAAAAACAATTCAGAAATCACACTTAAAAATCTGAGCTTCAAAAATTTATCTGAATTATTACCTGAAAAATTGTTTGTTCAAATTAATAAAAAGGAAATGGTTAACATTCAGCATATTCAGGTTTTTTCTTCTTCGGAAATTATTCTGGATATGGTTTCATCAGACGGAATTCCTTTAAAATTGGGTGTCAGCGATATTTTCAAAAATCAAATTTCTGAAAAATTGTCAAGATAATTTCAGCGCAGAATTTACTGCTTTCATTACATTTCTGAATTGAATTAACTTTTGATTCATCAAAACTTCTCAAATTTACATCCTGAAATCAGTACAATTCAAGTTACCGATTTGTGAAATGAATTTGATTATGAAAAAGTACAGAAATATTATCTTTTACGTCCTTACAATTGCGTTTTTCTCTTGTTTGATGTATTGGTTTTTTGTAGAAGGAAAAACTTTGGAAATTGGAGAAAGTATTGCGCCGACTAAAGTAACTGGCGGAACGATGTGGGACACTTTCGCTACATCATTCTTAGAAAATCTTCATCATCCATTGGCACTTCTTTTGGCACAAATTGTTACCATAATTGTTGTTGCTAAGTTTTTCGGATGGATTTGTGTTAAGCTGAAACAACCATCTGTAATTGGCGAGATGATTGCAGGTATTGTCCTTGGACCATCACTTGTAGGATTATATTTTCCAGAATTTTCAGCGTTTATGTTCCCAAAAGAATCGCTTCCTAACTTACAATTTCTAAGTCAGATTGGTTTGATTCTCTTCATGTATATCGTGGGGATGGAGCTGGATTTGAGCGTTCTGAGAAAAAAAGCACACGATGCGGTTGTTATCAGCCACGCAAGTATTATCATTCCTTTTGCTTTGGGTGTTGGACTGGCTTACTTTATCTATAAAGAATTTGCGCCTGACGGAATTCAATTCAGTTCGTTTGCCTTATTTATGGCGATTGCGATGAGTATCACAGCATTTCCAGTTCTTGCAAGAATTGTTCAGGAAAGGAATCTCCATAAAACCAAAATTGGAACCGTTGTAATTACTTGTGCTGCAGCCGATGACATTACGGCCTGGTGCATCTTAGCAGCCGTAATTGCAGTTGTAAAAGCAGGCTCTTTTTCGGGTTCTATTTTTGTCATTATAATGGCAATTGTTTACGTTTTCTTGATGATAAGATTGGTAAAACCTTTCCTTACAAGAATTGCCGAATCACAAAAAGGAAAAGGATTCATCAACAAAGCATTGGTTGCCGTTTTCTTTTTGATATTGATTATCTCATCTTATTTGACAGAAGTTATCGGGATTCATGCACTTTTCGGAGCGTTTATGGCTGGAGCGATAATGCCTGAAAATGTGAAATTCAGAAACCTTTTCATCGAGAAAGTTGAAGACGTCGCTTTGGTTTTGTTACTTCCATTATTCTTTGTATTCACAGGACTTAGAACACAAATCGGATTATTGAACGACCCCCATCTCTGGAAAATCGGTGGATTGATTATCTTGACGGCGGTTATCGGTAAATTTGTAGGAAGCGCATTGACTGCTAAATTTCTAAGATTAAATTGGAAAGACAGTCTCACCATCGGTGCTTTGATGAATACAAGAGGTTTGACTGAACTGATTGTTCTTAATATCGGTTATGACTTAGGTGTTTTAGGCCCTGAATTATTTGCGATGCTTGTGATAATGGCGCTATTCACAACTTTTATGACAGGTCCTTGTCTTGATATGATCAATTATTTCTTCAAAGGAAAAAAATCAAGTCTGGAAGAAGACGACAATGATAATGATGAAAAATATAAAGTTCTTTTATCATTTGAAACGCCGGAATCCGGAAGTACATTGTTGAAATTAGCTGATAATTTTACCCATAAAATGAACGGTAATAAAAGCGTAACAGCAATGAACATTGCTCCTCTTGATGAATTGCACGCTTTTGACATCGAAGATTATGAAAAAGAACTATTTGAAGATGTGATTGATACTTCTCAGGCCTTAAAACTGGAAGTAACGACACTTTTCAAAGCTTCCACAGATACACAAAGTGATTTAGTTAATATTACTAACAAAGGTAATTATGATTTGCTTTTGATAATGTTAGGAAAATCCATTTACGAAGGAACTTTGCTTGGAAAATTGCTTGGTTTCACGACCAAAATCATCAATCCAAGTAAATTACTCAATACGGTTACTGGAAAATCATATATTTTCAACAACTCCCCTTTTGATGATTTCACATTAAGTATTATCGATAAAACCAATATTCCTGTTGGGATAATGGTGGACAAAAACTTTGAAAGTGCAGACAGAATCTTTATCCCAATTTTTGATTTGAGCGATTTTTATCTGGTTGAATATGCTAAACGATTGATCAATAATAACGACTCTCAGGTTATCATTTTGGACGCAGCAGGACAAATCCGTAAGAATACAGAAATCCGTGAATTGATAAGAAATATCGAACATATCGCGCCGAATCACATTACGCTTTACAATGAAAAAACAATCGAAAAAGAATTCCTAGAATCTCAGGATTTGATGTTGATCAGCAGCAAAAGCTGGAAAAATCTGATTGATACAAAAAGTCTTTGGTTATCAGACATTCCATCCACTTTAATTGTTTCGAATCCATAATTTTTTTTGAATTTTAGAAAATTAATTTCTATCTTCGTTTTGTGAAAAAAATAAACAGAACATATTATTATGCAATTTTGACCCTGAAACAGGATTAGGATTCGTATGTACAAATATCAAAACCTCGTCCTAATGACGGGGTTTTTTGTTTTAAATTATTAATAGAAAAATATTATAAATGAAACGCTTTGCGTTCCATCTGACAGAATAAAAAAATAAGTATTTACAGATGAAAATAGGAATTATTGGAACCGGATTAATTGGAGGTTCCATTGCATTGAAATTAAAAGAGAAAAACTTCGCAGAATTTGTTTATGGAATTGACCAAAACGAAGAAAATCTAAACAAAGCTCTCGAGCTCAATATCATTGATGAAAAGGCAGATTTAGAATTAGGAATCAAAAATTCTGAATTAATTATCATTTCGATTCCGGTGGATTCTGCGAAGAAAATATTACCCGATGTTTTGGATTTGATTAATGAAAATCAAGTCGTAATGGACGTTGGTTCTACAAAATCAGGCATTGTAGATTCAATTAAAAATCATTTAAACAGAAAACGATTTGTCGCTTTTCACCCGATGTGGGGAACGGAAAATTCTGGTCCAAATGCGGCAACTAAAGACAGTTTTACAGGAAAAGCTGCCGTGATTTGCAACAAAGAAGAATCTGACGAAAATGCCTTGGAAATTGTAGAACAAGTTATTGAGGCTTTGGAAATGCATCCGATTTATATGAATGCCGATGTACACGATATTCACACGGCTTATATTTCGCATATTTCGCACATTACTTCTTACGCTTTGGCCAATACTGTTTTGGAAAAGGAACGAGAAGAGGATACGATTTTCCAATTGGCAAGTTCCGGTTTTTCAAGTACCGTTCGTCTGGCAAAATCTCATCCTGAAATGTGGGTTCCCATTTTCCGTCAGAACAAAGAAAACGTTTTGGATGTTCTTAATGAACATATTTCACAGCTTAGAAAATTCAAATCTGCTTTGGAGAAAGAGAATTTTGATTACTTGGAGGAATTGATTAGGAATGCGAATAAGATTCGGGGGATTTTGGATAAATAGAAAACAATCTAAATGGAAAACTAAAATATTCTTAATGAGTCCAATTTTCAAGTTTTCCATTTTCTTTTTGCCATATTTCAATATAAACATCCTCTGACATTGGTTTACCTTTATCTTTAATAATGTCAAAATTTAAATCTTTTAGAGCATTCTCGAATTTTTTAATACAATAGCTATATTCTTCTTTCTCAAAAAACTCCTCAATTTCTTTTTCAGAATACGTCATTCTAATTTGGGAAACCTTACCATTTCCACCAATCGTAACAAGATATCTTTCTGAACAATCATTTTCATTTTGCCATTTTTCTTTCTTTAATCTCTTAAAAAGAACATCTGAAATTTTATCTTTATCAATTCTATTTATTGATTTCGGTACTTTTTGATAATTATGAACTTCTTCTTGTCTTACTAAATTTCCGCTACTAAATTCCAACACAGTTTCATATTCAAATATTTTATAAAAAACACCGTCCCAGCGAAGTTGTCTATTATTTTTGATTTTTTGAGGAAAATTAATAATACCAGAAAACCAATCTATCAACACTCGGTTATCCCGAGTCTTATCTCCAAATATTTTTTTAATTTTTTTTGTAGAATCATCTGCACTAATTGAAGTTTTATCTTTCAATGCTCCACAGGAAATAATTTTTGTCAGATATAATTTATCATCAATAACTTCATATATTGCTTGATAACCTCTCCAACAATTTAATGGGACACCGAGTTTTTCAGAACCTCTAAAACTTAATCCAAATAATTTTTCTTCATCAGGATTTTGTTTTTGAAGATATTGTTCTAAAATTAAATTATACGTTGGAATTGTATCTTTCTTATAAATAATATAATCAGGCATTTGCGGGCTTGCGAAAATGTCTGTCATAATAAAAATGAAAATCGTAAAAAGAATTTTAAACAATATTTTCATTTAGAAAGTACATTTATTTATCAAATTGATTCGGATGTAATTTCTTAATATCATCCACGGTTCCAAGAACTTTATCTTTCAGCGAATCCTGATATTTTTGCAGTTTTTCAGAGACTCCAGAATCGGAAGTCCCTATAATTTTTGCTGCGAGAATTCCGGCATTTGAAGCACCATTAAGAGCAACCGTTGCCACAGGAATCCCAGAAGGCATCTGAAGAATTGACAAAACTGAATCCCAACCGTCAATAGAATTGCTGGACAAAATCGGAACGCCAATCACAGGCAAAGTCGTACAGCTGGCAACCATTCCAGGAAGATGAGCCGCGCCTCCAGCTCCAGCAACAATAACCTTCAAACCTCTTTCTTTAGCAGTTTTCGCGTAATCAAACATTCTTTCCGGCGTTCTGTGCGCAGAAACGACTGTTAATTCGTAAGGAATTTCCAGAGATTTTAGAAAATCTGCAGCTTGCTGCATTATTGGCAAATCGCTTTGACTGCCCATTATTATTCCGACCATTTCAATTTCTATTAGATGCTCAAAGATAAAGATTTATCAATAAAATCGAGTTTTTTGGAATATCTTTGTTTCTTAATTTTCCAGATTTGAATTCCAAAACCATTATCGCTATTCTAATTGTTGCCATTGTTTGGGGCACAACTTTCCTTGGTATCAAAATCGGAGTGGAAACTGTTCCACCTTGGTTTGTTGCAGGATTTCGTCAATTTTTAGCATCATTGATTCTTTTACCATTTTTAATTTTTACAAAAAATATGAAATGGATTGGCTGGAAGAATTTTAGAATTCAATTGACTTTGTCATCCTTACTTTTAATTGGTGCGAATGGTTTAACAACCGTTGCGGAGAAAAACTTAACGAGCAGTTTAGCTTCCTTAATTAGTGCACTTTCGCCGGTTTTTATCTTTATTGGAAGTATGATTATCGGAATGGAAAAATTCACTATCCGAACTTTAGTTGGTTTGTTAATGGGATTTTCGGGAGTGATTTTTATTTTCTGGGACGGATTGAGTGAACTTTCCAATCCAGATTACAGAAATGGTTTGATTGTGATGATTCTGGCACTTTTAGGCTGGGCAACCGGAACAATTTATACCAAGAAACTTCACGTTCAGAATAACAATCTTTTCCTGAATCTCTTCTACCAATTTGCTTGGGCAGGAATTATCCAGTTGATTTTCGCCTTTTCTTTTTCAGATAAAATCGAAGTTGAAACTTGGTCTGTTAAAAGTATTTCTGCGATTATTTATTTGGCAGTTTTCGGTTCTGTGTTAGCTTTCTTTGCTTATAATTATCTTTTAAAAACATTACTTCCAACACAGGTTTCTATGCTGTCTTACGTGAATACGATTATCAGTATTTTCTTGAGCTGGTTAATTCTTGGAGAATCGATTTCGGAAAAATTCATTATCGCTACAGCATTAATTATCAGCGGAGTTTTTATCATTAATTATAAACCCGGAATGTTGAGAAGAGCAAACAAATAACAAAATTTATTCTTAGATTTATTCTGGCAACTAAATTGATAATGTTAGATAAACCTAAAATATAAATCACTATGAAAAAGACAATTCTAATAGCTTCTTCAGCTATTTTATTGATTGCGACATCCTGCAAAAAACAAGAACAAACTATTGTAACCGACCAGAATAATGACACGGTTGCTGTAGTAACAACTGAAACAAAAACACTTACAGAGGTTGATGCAAAAGCTGCAGTAGATAAAGCCCAAGCAGATTTGGATGCCGCTATAAAAAAGGGAGACAAACAAGCTGAAACTGCTGCCAGAAAAGCTTTAGCAGATGCTAACACAGTTTGGAACGATACTAAGACTGCCGTAGGCAACGCAGCTAAAGATGTGAAAGAAGGCGTTGATAATGCTGTTGACAAAACAAAAGTGGCAGCACAAGATGCGAAGCAAGATATGAAAGCTGCTGCAAAAGACGCCAAAGAAGCGACAAAAAAAGCAACCGAAGATGCAAAAGATGCTTACAATAACGCTTTGGACAAAGCAAAAGCAAAGTAAATTAAAACAAAAAAAGGTCAGAAATCTCTGACCTTTTTTTATGCTATAACTCTTACTAAAGATTTGATGTGAATCAATTTCGCCATCAATTCTTCTCTGGAATCTGCCAAAACATTGATATGCCCCATTTTTCGTCCAGGCTTTGTTTCTGTTTTTCCGTAGAGGTGAACGTAGGTTTTTGGTAATTTTAAAACTTCTTCCAATCCTTCATATTTTACTTTTCCAGAATAATTTTCTTCACCAACAAGATTCAGCATTCCTGAAAATCCGAAAGCTTCTGTATCAGCTAAGGGTGAGTTTGTCACGACTCTGTAAAATTGTTCAAACTGAGAATTTGAGTTTCCTTCCTGTGATTGATGTCCAGAATTATGAAGTCTCGGCGCCGTCTCATTCACCCAAACTTTTCCAATTTTATCGAGGAATAATTCGATGGCGAAAAGCCCTGCAGAATCTGCACTTCGGATGAATTGATTAGCAATCACATCAATCTGTCTTTGAGTTTCCTCAGAAATATCAGCCGGGCAAATATTAAAATCGAGGAGATTCAGTTTTGGATCGGCAACCATTTCTGTTACTGGAAATGTTTTTATTTCTCCGTTTTCATTTTTAGCAACAATCACAGATAATTCTTTGTCGATATCAACCAGATTTTCCAAAACAGATTCCTGAGTCCAAAGGTTTCTCCAATCGTCATTTGAACGAAGTAACTGAACGCCTTTTCCGTCGTAACCTCCTGTATTCAATTTCTGAACAAACGGAATTTGGATTTTGATTTCGTCTTCACTTCCATCCATAATTTCGAATTCTGGAGACGGAATTCTATTCTCCTCATAAAATTGTTTCTGCAAAATCTTCTGCTGAATGAT
Protein-coding sequences here:
- a CDS encoding prephenate dehydrogenase — protein: MKIGIIGTGLIGGSIALKLKEKNFAEFVYGIDQNEENLNKALELNIIDEKADLELGIKNSELIIISIPVDSAKKILPDVLDLINENQVVMDVGSTKSGIVDSIKNHLNRKRFVAFHPMWGTENSGPNAATKDSFTGKAAVICNKEESDENALEIVEQVIEALEMHPIYMNADVHDIHTAYISHISHITSYALANTVLEKEREEDTIFQLASSGFSSTVRLAKSHPEMWVPIFRQNKENVLDVLNEHISQLRKFKSALEKENFDYLEELIRNANKIRGILDK
- the purE gene encoding 5-(carboxyamino)imidazole ribonucleotide mutase produces the protein MVGIIMGSQSDLPIMQQAADFLKSLEIPYELTVVSAHRTPERMFDYAKTAKERGLKVIVAGAGGAAHLPGMVASCTTLPVIGVPILSSNSIDGWDSVLSILQMPSGIPVATVALNGASNAGILAAKIIGTSDSGVSEKLQKYQDSLKDKVLGTVDDIKKLHPNQFDK
- a CDS encoding DMT family transporter, whose product is MNSKTIIAILIVAIVWGTTFLGIKIGVETVPPWFVAGFRQFLASLILLPFLIFTKNMKWIGWKNFRIQLTLSSLLLIGANGLTTVAEKNLTSSLASLISALSPVFIFIGSMIIGMEKFTIRTLVGLLMGFSGVIFIFWDGLSELSNPDYRNGLIVMILALLGWATGTIYTKKLHVQNNNLFLNLFYQFAWAGIIQLIFAFSFSDKIEVETWSVKSISAIIYLAVFGSVLAFFAYNYLLKTLLPTQVSMLSYVNTIISIFLSWLILGESISEKFIIATALIISGVFIINYKPGMLRRANK
- a CDS encoding 5-(carboxyamino)imidazole ribonucleotide synthase; protein product: MKIGILGGGQLGRMFIQEALKYDDEFYVLDPNPECSCAGISHFTRGNFNDYNDVLEFGKDKDVITIEIEHVNTDALEELENQGVRVVPSSKIIKIIQQKILQKQFYEENRIPSPEFEIMDGSEDEIKIQIPFVQKLNTGGYDGKGVQLLRSNDDWRNLWTQESVLENLVDIDKELSVIVAKNENGEIKTFPVTEMVADPKLNLLDFNICPADISEETQRQIDVIANQFIRSADSAGLFAIELFLDKIGKVWVNETAPRLHNSGHQSQEGNSNSQFEQFYRVVTNSPLADTEAFGFSGMLNLVGEENYSGKVKYEGLEEVLKLPKTYVHLYGKTETKPGRKMGHINVLADSREELMAKLIHIKSLVRVIA